One window of Xylocopa sonorina isolate GNS202 chromosome 9, iyXylSono1_principal, whole genome shotgun sequence genomic DNA carries:
- the LOC143426699 gene encoding mitochondrial import inner membrane translocase subunit Tim29, whose translation MSHGFLVPFRKYKVSLKLTNSVNDAISQTKSGEVAKKAKESFLERWAVYWKNLYADYKEVAVDTAKDCKEHPVRTSIYASLLASCVYLSRHNPSECTFKDHLMQNTMKIMQVGEPIRNPVSEQYVKWLAQCYNEGIVRHMNLGVISLIWLDDYDKMCTLYKAVCPYLQVRYVTFYQRVVDFGFLDKWWVLEKKMKDYDVNEAEFSNVQTE comes from the exons ATGAGTCACGGATTCCTTGTACCGTTTCGAAAATATAAAGTTAGCTTGAAATTAACGAACTCTGTTAACGATGCCATAAGTCAGACGAAAAGTGGCGAAGTGGCGAAGAAAGCGAAAGAATCATTTCTTGAACGATGGG CGGTCTATTGGAAGAATCTTTACGCAGATTATAAGGAAGTAGCGGTGGACACAGCGAAAGACTGTAAGGAACATCCTGTACGAACATCTATATACGCCTCGC TTTTAGCTTCCTGCGTGTACCTGAGCAGGCATAATCCGAGCGAGTGTACCTTCAAAGATCATTTGATGCAAAATACAATGAAAATAATGCAAGTGGGAGAACCTATACGCAATCCGGTCTCTGAGCAGTACGTGAAATGGCTCGCTCAATGTTACAACGAAGGAATTGTACGACATATGAATTTAGGTGTAATCTCGTTAATTTGGTTAGACGATTACGATAAAATGTGCACCTTGTACAAAGCTGTATGCCCTTATTTACAAGTACGATACGTAACGTTCTACCAAAGAGTGGTAGATTTTGGATTTTTAGACAAATGGTGGGTActagaaaagaaaatgaaagatTATGATGTAAACGAAGCGGAATTTAGTAATGTACAAACTGAATAA